The following proteins are encoded in a genomic region of Aminivibrio pyruvatiphilus:
- a CDS encoding dihydrolipoamide acetyltransferase family protein yields the protein MAVELVMPKMGLTMTVGSVGKWLKKEGEAVAKGERVAEVLTEKITNLVESPADGVLLRIVAPEGTSLPIGGVMGYVGAAGEKVPGLPSVAAVPKEEPAAGPVPQGASGGLAGERPSPVRISPVARKMALEHNIEYAYLRGTGPGGRITKEDIEAVLASPDAAPQAFLPAAGFDGAPIPGATSPDEPLTGFVDERPYSGVRRIIGDRMLSSWSVAPKVTHHARADAKALLELRASINEMLEKEQRFTVTDMLVKITAMALRQKLFMNVSLRGERIVTFREVHLGVAVALEGALIVPVIRNADEKSLTRISRELKDLSRRARENALAPEEISGGTFTLTNLGGYRSTEFFTPIINQPESAILGIGRTNDMPAAVDGEVVVRPMMALSLAHDHRVIDGAPAAEFLALLIELIEKPLQVLL from the coding sequence ATGGCTGTTGAACTTGTGATGCCCAAAATGGGGCTGACGATGACCGTGGGTTCCGTCGGAAAGTGGCTGAAAAAGGAGGGCGAAGCTGTCGCGAAAGGGGAGCGCGTCGCGGAAGTGCTCACCGAAAAGATCACCAATCTCGTCGAATCTCCGGCGGACGGCGTGCTGCTGCGCATCGTCGCTCCGGAGGGGACCTCGCTCCCCATCGGCGGAGTGATGGGGTATGTCGGTGCGGCAGGCGAGAAGGTTCCCGGCCTGCCGTCCGTCGCCGCCGTTCCGAAGGAGGAGCCCGCCGCCGGGCCGGTTCCGCAGGGCGCATCGGGAGGTTTGGCCGGGGAGCGGCCGTCCCCCGTCAGAATATCCCCTGTGGCGAGGAAAATGGCTCTGGAGCACAACATCGAATATGCGTACCTGAGGGGAACCGGACCCGGCGGGAGAATTACGAAGGAGGATATCGAGGCGGTGCTGGCATCTCCGGATGCCGCTCCGCAGGCTTTTCTTCCCGCAGCCGGATTCGACGGGGCGCCGATCCCCGGAGCGACTTCCCCGGATGAGCCCCTTACGGGCTTCGTCGACGAGCGTCCGTACTCCGGGGTCCGGCGGATCATCGGCGATCGCATGCTCTCGAGCTGGAGCGTTGCGCCCAAGGTGACCCATCACGCACGGGCGGACGCGAAGGCCCTTCTGGAGTTGCGAGCCTCCATCAATGAAATGCTGGAGAAGGAGCAGCGCTTCACCGTGACCGACATGCTGGTGAAGATCACAGCCATGGCGCTCCGGCAGAAGCTCTTCATGAATGTCTCGCTGCGCGGCGAGCGCATCGTCACGTTCCGCGAGGTGCACCTGGGCGTCGCCGTGGCGCTCGAAGGGGCGCTGATCGTGCCGGTGATCCGGAACGCCGACGAAAAGAGCCTGACCCGCATCAGCCGCGAGCTGAAGGACCTTTCCAGAAGAGCGAGGGAGAACGCGCTCGCTCCGGAGGAGATCTCCGGAGGCACTTTTACGCTGACCAACCTGGGTGGATACCGTTCCACGGAGTTCTTCACGCCCATCATCAACCAGCCGGAATCGGCCATTCTGGGTATAGGCAGGACGAACGACATGCCCGCCGCAGTGGACGGAGAGGTCGTGGTGCGGCCGATGATGGCGCTCTCGCTGGCCCACGACCACAGGGTCATAGACGGCGCCCCGGCGGCGGAGTTTCTCGCCCTGCTGATTGAGCTGATCGAAAAGCCGCTTCAGGTCTTACTCTGA
- a CDS encoding dihydroorotate dehydrogenase translates to MNSLRADLSIAVGGLNLETPLVIASGVWPYDPALWSPERLEGVGALCTKAVSLQPREGNRGVRVWETPCGMLNSIGLQNSGVRGFLKNALAVVRNSGRPFLVNIVMESAQEVRENLALLRDAPEGIEAVELNISCPNADCDGMAWGISPESAARAVAIARSEWKGPLWVKLTPQAPDLPAVAKAAESEGADALVCGNTWLGMAMDLKGKRPAFQRVTAGLSGPAVFPLALRTVWQVCGAVSIPVVGCGGVSRWEDAAAMILAGASAVEVGSALFTDFDLPRKITEGLAGYLAEEGLADLAGLVGLGRK, encoded by the coding sequence ATGAACTCTCTTCGTGCTGATCTTTCAATCGCCGTGGGCGGACTGAACCTTGAAACTCCGCTGGTGATCGCCTCGGGGGTGTGGCCCTACGATCCCGCCCTCTGGTCTCCGGAGCGGCTGGAGGGAGTGGGCGCCCTCTGCACCAAGGCCGTGAGCCTTCAGCCCCGGGAGGGGAACCGGGGAGTGCGGGTCTGGGAAACCCCCTGCGGCATGCTGAACAGCATCGGCCTTCAAAACTCCGGCGTCCGCGGATTTCTGAAGAACGCCCTCGCCGTGGTGCGGAACTCGGGCCGTCCCTTCCTCGTGAACATCGTCATGGAATCGGCACAGGAAGTCCGGGAAAACCTCGCCCTTCTCCGGGATGCCCCTGAAGGCATAGAGGCGGTGGAACTAAACATCTCCTGCCCCAACGCCGACTGCGACGGCATGGCCTGGGGCATTTCACCGGAGAGCGCCGCCCGGGCGGTGGCCATTGCCAGGAGCGAGTGGAAGGGGCCCCTGTGGGTCAAGCTCACCCCCCAGGCTCCTGACCTTCCCGCCGTGGCGAAAGCCGCGGAGTCGGAAGGAGCGGACGCCCTGGTGTGCGGCAACACCTGGCTCGGCATGGCCATGGACCTGAAAGGGAAGCGGCCGGCTTTTCAGCGGGTGACGGCAGGCCTTTCGGGGCCGGCGGTGTTCCCCCTGGCGCTCCGGACAGTGTGGCAGGTCTGCGGGGCCGTGTCCATTCCCGTGGTGGGGTGCGGCGGCGTGTCCCGGTGGGAGGACGCGGCGGCCATGATCCTCGCCGGGGCCTCCGCGGTGGAGGTCGGAAGCGCGCTGTTCACCGACTTCGACCTTCCCCGGAAAATTACGGAGGGCCTCGCCGGCTATCTGGCGGAAGAAGGACTGGCGGACCTTGCGGGTCTCGTGGGTCTCGGACGGAAATAA
- a CDS encoding aspartate carbamoyltransferase catalytic subunit: protein MEWRHKNLITLEGWTREDLGFFLDQTEYMEELLNRPIKKVPALRGKIVMNCFFENSTRTRASFEIAGKVLSADVINWSSSGSSASKGETLRDTVWTLEAMAADAVVVRHGEVGVPDYLAKKLTKASIFNAGDGTNGHPTQALLDLYTARQKLGNLEGAKMAIIGDVLHSRVARSDIQAFRKMGAHVTLSGPATLMPENTASLGVEYVSDAREAAEGADILYFLRMQRERQEDGLIPSIDEYHRRWGATDSLVSLASPRAVVMHPGPMNRGMEIASSVADGPRSVILDQVRSGVAVRMALLYLCLGGVR from the coding sequence GTGGAGTGGAGGCATAAGAATCTCATCACCCTTGAAGGGTGGACGAGGGAGGATCTCGGCTTTTTTCTCGACCAGACGGAGTACATGGAGGAACTGCTGAACAGGCCCATAAAGAAGGTTCCCGCCCTTCGCGGGAAGATCGTCATGAACTGTTTCTTCGAGAATTCAACCAGGACGAGAGCTTCCTTCGAAATAGCGGGAAAGGTGCTCTCCGCCGACGTCATAAACTGGTCCTCCTCCGGGTCGAGCGCGAGCAAGGGCGAGACCCTGCGGGACACCGTGTGGACCCTGGAGGCCATGGCCGCGGACGCGGTGGTGGTACGCCATGGAGAGGTGGGGGTTCCCGACTATCTCGCGAAGAAGCTCACAAAGGCTTCCATCTTCAACGCGGGGGACGGAACCAACGGGCATCCGACCCAGGCGCTGCTCGACCTGTATACGGCGAGGCAGAAACTGGGAAACCTCGAAGGCGCGAAGATGGCCATCATCGGGGACGTGCTCCACAGCAGGGTGGCCCGCTCGGATATCCAGGCCTTCAGGAAGATGGGCGCCCATGTGACCCTCAGCGGCCCGGCGACCCTTATGCCGGAGAACACGGCGTCCCTCGGCGTGGAGTATGTTTCCGACGCCCGGGAGGCCGCCGAAGGGGCGGATATTCTCTACTTCCTGCGGATGCAGCGGGAACGGCAGGAAGACGGCCTCATTCCATCCATTGACGAATACCATCGCCGCTGGGGCGCCACCGACAGCCTTGTGTCCCTTGCCTCGCCCAGGGCCGTGGTGATGCATCCCGGGCCCATGAACCGAGGAATGGAGATAGCGTCGTCCGTGGCGGACGGCCCCCGGAGCGTCATCCTCGATCAGGTCCGGAGCGGAGTGGCGGTCCGGATGGCCCTTCTCTACCTTTGCCTTGGAGGTGTGCGATAG
- the pyrF gene encoding orotidine-5'-phosphate decarboxylase, which produces MGKGLNHLILALDVERVEEGRELLSALRGELKYVKIGHQLYARGGISFLKEIMAMDYAVFLDIKVHDIPNTVFMAVDALASEGLWALTLHCGGGRKMLEEARRAKEKAGSGTNLLGVTVLTSFDEASWEEVAPGCSLPLALEKRASLCRETGMDGIVCSPLDLPVVTAAGKGLFTVVPGVRPASVNDDQARTATPQRTIGSGADYIVVGRPIMNAPDRIAAVRSIAAAVEEGLSWRSGKCSNS; this is translated from the coding sequence ATGGGCAAAGGACTGAATCATCTCATTCTCGCCCTGGACGTGGAACGGGTGGAGGAAGGCAGGGAACTGCTCTCCGCCCTCAGGGGAGAACTGAAATACGTGAAAATCGGCCACCAGCTCTACGCCCGGGGAGGAATTTCCTTCCTGAAGGAGATCATGGCCATGGACTATGCCGTTTTCCTGGACATCAAGGTCCACGATATCCCCAACACCGTTTTCATGGCGGTGGACGCCCTGGCGTCGGAGGGATTGTGGGCCCTGACCCTCCACTGCGGGGGAGGACGGAAGATGCTCGAGGAGGCCAGAAGGGCGAAGGAAAAGGCGGGCTCGGGAACGAACCTGCTGGGAGTGACCGTACTCACCAGCTTTGACGAGGCCTCATGGGAGGAAGTGGCTCCGGGGTGCTCCCTCCCGCTGGCCCTGGAGAAGCGGGCCTCCCTGTGCAGGGAGACGGGCATGGACGGCATCGTCTGCTCTCCCCTGGATCTCCCCGTGGTCACCGCCGCCGGAAAGGGGCTGTTCACCGTGGTGCCCGGCGTCCGTCCGGCGTCCGTGAACGACGACCAGGCCCGAACGGCAACCCCGCAGAGAACCATCGGCAGCGGAGCAGATTATATCGTGGTGGGGCGCCCCATAATGAACGCTCCCGACAGGATCGCCGCGGTGAGAAGCATCGCCGCCGCCGTGGAGGAGGGATTGTCCTGGAGGAGCGGGAAATGCTCGAACAGCTGA
- the pyrE gene encoding orotate phosphoribosyltransferase, which translates to MLEQLKEMMKESGAHLEGHFLLTSGNHSSDYMQCALLLRFPRYAAFAGEALAEKIAKYSPDIIASPALGGLIIGHETAKALDVPFIFCERQDGAMTLRRFPFPEGKRVVVIEDVVTTGVSSGEVGAVLAAGGAEWVGTGAVIDRSGGKSSLPSAPESLWKVDFPLWKPGECPLCARGIPLVKPGSRPKIS; encoded by the coding sequence ATGCTCGAACAGCTGAAAGAAATGATGAAGGAAAGCGGCGCTCACCTCGAGGGCCATTTCCTGCTCACATCGGGAAACCACAGCAGCGACTACATGCAGTGCGCCCTGCTGCTCCGCTTCCCCCGGTACGCCGCCTTCGCGGGGGAAGCCCTGGCGGAAAAGATTGCGAAATACTCGCCCGATATCATCGCCTCACCGGCCCTCGGCGGGCTTATCATCGGCCATGAAACAGCCAAAGCCCTGGACGTCCCCTTCATCTTCTGCGAACGGCAGGACGGCGCCATGACCCTCCGGCGTTTCCCCTTCCCGGAGGGCAAAAGGGTGGTGGTCATCGAGGACGTGGTGACCACAGGCGTCTCCAGCGGCGAAGTGGGCGCCGTGCTCGCCGCCGGCGGGGCTGAATGGGTGGGGACAGGAGCGGTCATCGACCGGAGCGGGGGAAAATCCTCCCTGCCCTCGGCGCCGGAGTCCCTGTGGAAGGTGGACTTCCCCCTCTGGAAGCCCGGGGAGTGCCCTCTCTGCGCAAGGGGAATCCCCCTGGTGAAGCCCGGCAGCAGGCCGAAAATAAGCTGA
- a CDS encoding ATP-NAD kinase family protein, which yields MGKDASVGIIANPASGKDIRRLVAYGTVFDNQEKVNIVRRILLALDALGVGCVLAMPDYYGIVRRAAEGVRSDRPLRLDVEMLDMPLTGTQIDSQRAAELLCTEGCGCIVTLGGDGTNRMVAKGCRDVPLMPVSTGTNNVFPLLIEGTTAGLAAGVAALGCGEGCTVRRSKKLTIFKNGEASDIALIDAVVLQSRFIGSRAMWEVENMRCCAVTRGEPHNIGVASVVGNLSPITPEDPHGGFLQFDPQRADVFAPIAPGLFLPAGVASFRTFRSGEEIEVAPVPSIIALDGEREVDLHAGDSASIRLDRDGPRVVDVPAALRWAAESGFFRDAVRLRRLAPL from the coding sequence ATGGGAAAAGACGCTTCTGTAGGAATCATCGCCAACCCCGCGTCGGGAAAGGATATCCGGCGCCTGGTCGCCTACGGCACGGTCTTCGACAATCAGGAGAAGGTGAACATTGTCCGGCGGATCCTGCTGGCCCTCGACGCCCTCGGCGTGGGATGCGTGCTTGCGATGCCGGACTACTACGGAATCGTCCGCAGGGCGGCGGAAGGGGTGCGCTCCGACCGCCCCCTGCGCCTCGACGTCGAGATGCTCGACATGCCTCTCACCGGCACGCAGATCGACTCGCAGCGCGCGGCGGAACTCCTCTGCACGGAGGGGTGCGGCTGCATCGTCACGCTGGGAGGGGACGGAACGAACCGGATGGTCGCGAAGGGGTGCAGAGATGTCCCCCTGATGCCCGTCTCCACGGGGACGAACAATGTTTTCCCCCTGCTCATCGAGGGGACGACGGCGGGGCTCGCCGCCGGAGTGGCGGCGCTTGGCTGCGGCGAGGGCTGTACGGTCCGCAGGAGCAAGAAGCTCACTATCTTCAAGAACGGGGAAGCCTCGGACATCGCCCTCATAGACGCGGTTGTGCTGCAGAGCCGCTTCATCGGCAGCCGTGCGATGTGGGAGGTGGAAAACATGCGCTGCTGTGCGGTAACGAGGGGAGAGCCGCACAACATAGGTGTCGCCTCCGTCGTGGGAAACCTCTCCCCGATCACGCCGGAGGATCCGCACGGCGGTTTTCTGCAGTTCGATCCGCAGCGCGCGGATGTCTTTGCCCCTATCGCGCCGGGGCTCTTTCTGCCCGCGGGGGTGGCGTCGTTCAGGACCTTCCGGTCCGGCGAGGAGATTGAGGTAGCTCCGGTCCCCAGCATCATAGCTCTCGACGGCGAGCGGGAAGTGGATCTGCACGCCGGAGACTCTGCCTCCATCCGGCTCGACAGGGACGGTCCCCGCGTGGTGGACGTGCCCGCCGCACTGCGCTGGGCGGCGGAGAGCGGTTTTTTCCGCGACGCGGTGCGTCTGCGGCGGCTTGCGCCCCTTTGA
- a CDS encoding dihydroorotase, which produces MILLRNAKIFDGENLGKACEDLLLKDGVVARRGTDLSAEGAEVFDLGGKLACPGFIDLHVHFRDPGYEWRENTESGARAAAGGGYTTVVTMPNTDPAVDNPVTVEYLVARGKKAGASRVLPAGCVSRGRQGKQLAELASMAESGAAFFTDDGAPVSDAKLLRTALLYTRDLDVRIMEHPEEPSLSAKSQVNEGAVSAASGMKGCPASAEVIDIQRGIILSRETDSPIHFTHVSTELGIEAIRQAKKEGLPVTCDVTPHHLSLDETYVLVSRYSSAYKVNPPLRTRKDVKALWDAVADGTVNAIVTDHAPYHLDDKDVPFQEALSGIASLECAVAVVLDTWAKTGKPVPLERLLGLFTSGPAALLSRQWRSLGALKEGSPADVTVLDLEAIHRVDVNQWKSKARVCPWDGEMLQGWPVMAMVDGKVVMNRLKDKE; this is translated from the coding sequence ATGATACTGCTGAGGAATGCCAAAATTTTCGACGGCGAAAACCTCGGGAAGGCATGCGAGGATCTTCTCCTGAAGGACGGCGTGGTCGCCCGCAGGGGCACGGACCTCTCCGCGGAGGGAGCCGAGGTGTTCGACCTCGGGGGGAAGCTGGCATGCCCCGGATTCATTGATCTTCACGTTCATTTCCGGGATCCAGGCTATGAATGGCGGGAGAATACGGAAAGCGGAGCCCGGGCGGCCGCTGGAGGCGGCTACACCACGGTGGTGACCATGCCCAATACCGATCCCGCGGTGGACAATCCCGTGACCGTGGAATACCTGGTAGCCCGGGGAAAGAAGGCCGGGGCTTCGAGAGTGCTTCCGGCGGGGTGCGTCAGCAGGGGGCGCCAGGGAAAGCAGCTCGCGGAACTTGCCTCCATGGCCGAGTCCGGGGCGGCGTTTTTCACTGACGACGGCGCCCCGGTATCGGACGCGAAACTGCTGAGGACAGCCCTTCTCTACACGAGAGACCTTGACGTGAGAATCATGGAGCACCCGGAGGAGCCGTCCCTGAGCGCGAAGTCCCAGGTGAACGAGGGAGCGGTCTCCGCGGCGAGCGGCATGAAAGGATGCCCCGCCTCCGCCGAGGTCATCGACATCCAGCGGGGGATTATCCTGAGCCGGGAGACGGACAGCCCGATCCATTTCACCCACGTCAGCACGGAGCTGGGAATAGAGGCCATCCGGCAGGCAAAGAAAGAAGGGCTTCCCGTTACCTGTGACGTGACTCCCCACCACCTTTCCCTCGACGAGACATACGTCCTTGTCAGCCGGTATTCCTCGGCCTACAAGGTGAATCCGCCCCTCAGAACGCGAAAGGACGTCAAGGCGCTGTGGGACGCCGTCGCCGACGGCACGGTGAACGCCATAGTCACCGACCACGCACCCTACCACCTGGACGACAAGGATGTCCCCTTCCAGGAGGCCCTGAGCGGCATCGCCTCCCTGGAGTGTGCTGTCGCTGTGGTTCTGGACACCTGGGCCAAGACAGGAAAGCCCGTTCCTCTTGAGCGTCTTCTCGGGCTCTTCACCTCCGGCCCCGCCGCCCTGCTTTCCCGTCAGTGGCGCTCCCTGGGGGCGCTGAAGGAAGGATCCCCTGCCGACGTCACGGTGCTCGACCTTGAAGCGATTCACAGGGTGGACGTGAACCAGTGGAAGAGCAAGGCGCGCGTCTGCCCCTGGGACGGCGAAATGCTCCAGGGGTGGCCCGTCATGGCGATGGTGGACGGTAAGGTCGTCATGAACAGGCTGAAGGATAAGGAATGA
- a CDS encoding GntR family transcriptional regulator: MRKKKKDQAYEEIRKLVLQRRSTDRFSFSENSLAAEMRMSRTPIREALQRLQMEGFIEIHPNRGVVIPEVSVVEVNETFALRMAVEEFVIREMTPQMTPENIGEMDLYLSRQKEAMERNDVLEYLRHDKDFHDLFFRLYANSLIFNTIQRVLDRFYSMGTNVLRRPGSVQRSFAEHCAVADAVRNGDGEKAASAMHAHLITGKNNVLSIPGNIESVV; this comes from the coding sequence GTGCGCAAAAAAAAGAAAGACCAGGCGTATGAAGAAATCCGGAAACTGGTCCTCCAGAGACGGTCCACCGACCGGTTCTCTTTTTCCGAGAATTCCCTGGCGGCGGAAATGCGCATGAGCCGCACTCCCATCCGGGAAGCCCTGCAGCGCCTTCAGATGGAAGGCTTTATCGAGATTCACCCGAACCGGGGCGTGGTTATTCCCGAGGTTTCGGTGGTCGAGGTGAACGAGACGTTTGCCCTCCGTATGGCCGTCGAAGAGTTCGTCATCCGGGAGATGACGCCGCAGATGACCCCGGAAAACATCGGCGAGATGGACCTGTACCTTTCCCGCCAGAAGGAAGCCATGGAACGGAACGATGTCCTGGAATACCTCAGGCACGACAAGGATTTTCATGACCTCTTCTTCCGTTTATACGCCAATTCCCTGATTTTCAACACCATACAGCGTGTCCTCGACCGGTTTTACTCCATGGGAACCAACGTGCTGAGGCGGCCGGGGAGCGTCCAGCGCTCCTTCGCGGAACACTGTGCCGTCGCCGATGCCGTTCGGAACGGCGACGGTGAAAAGGCTGCCTCGGCCATGCATGCCCACCTGATCACGGGAAAAAACAATGTTCTTTCCATTCCGGGAAATATCGAGAGCGTCGTGTGA
- a CDS encoding thiamine pyrophosphate-dependent dehydrogenase E1 component subunit alpha — translation MYRKMLTIRRFEERAAELYAAGRMPGFVHLYVGEEAVATGVCASLTDRDFITSTHRGHGHVIAKGGKTELMMAELYGKATGYCKGKGGSMHIADVDLGILGANGIVGAGQPISVGAAFACKYRKTDAVAVCFFGDGASNRGTFHEAMNMASSFKLPVVFVCENNMYGISNYQKHHMNISDIADRAGAYGVPGVSVDGNDVIAVYEAASEAVARARRGDGPSIVECKTWRQRGHFEGDPAKYKDPEEQKAWLAKDPIPRIEAKLIELGMATQADLDRMRAKVNEEIEAAVKFAEDSPEPGDDELLTDVWAG, via the coding sequence ATGTACCGGAAGATGCTGACCATCAGGAGATTCGAAGAGAGGGCCGCGGAGCTTTATGCGGCGGGGAGGATGCCGGGATTCGTTCACCTCTATGTGGGCGAAGAAGCTGTGGCGACGGGAGTCTGCGCCTCTTTGACGGACAGGGATTTCATCACGAGCACGCATCGGGGGCACGGGCACGTGATCGCCAAGGGCGGAAAAACCGAGCTGATGATGGCGGAACTGTACGGGAAGGCAACGGGATACTGCAAGGGAAAGGGCGGCTCGATGCACATCGCCGACGTCGACCTCGGCATCCTCGGGGCCAACGGAATTGTCGGGGCCGGGCAGCCGATCTCCGTCGGGGCGGCGTTCGCCTGCAAGTACAGGAAAACGGACGCCGTTGCGGTCTGCTTCTTCGGAGACGGCGCCTCCAACCGCGGCACTTTCCACGAAGCGATGAACATGGCTTCTTCTTTCAAGCTGCCGGTCGTCTTCGTCTGCGAGAACAATATGTACGGCATCTCCAACTACCAGAAGCACCATATGAATATCAGCGACATCGCCGACCGCGCAGGGGCGTACGGTGTGCCGGGGGTCAGCGTGGACGGGAACGATGTGATCGCCGTCTACGAGGCGGCCTCGGAAGCGGTGGCGCGCGCCCGCCGAGGCGACGGGCCGAGCATCGTCGAGTGCAAGACGTGGCGCCAGCGCGGTCATTTCGAGGGTGACCCTGCGAAGTACAAGGATCCGGAGGAGCAGAAAGCGTGGCTCGCAAAGGATCCTATCCCGCGCATCGAGGCCAAGCTGATCGAACTGGGCATGGCGACGCAGGCCGATCTCGACCGGATGAGGGCGAAGGTCAACGAGGAGATCGAGGCGGCAGTGAAGTTCGCCGAGGACAGCCCCGAACCGGGGGACGACGAACTTCTCACCGACGTGTGGGCCGGCTGA
- a CDS encoding alpha-ketoacid dehydrogenase subunit beta, giving the protein MAQMTYMEALRDGMRMEMRRDRNVFLAGEDVGFFGGCFGQTAGLFDEFGKERVVDTPITETAILGLGVGSAAAGLRPIVELMFMDFMGVCMDEINNQAAKMRYMFGGKAKLPMVVRTTCGAGMSAAGQHSQSLEAWLAHIPGVKVVMPATPADAKGLMEGAVRDDNPVFFIEHKGLFGLSGEVPEGEYVVPPGKAAVLREGKDVSLIAWSAMVHRALAAADILEKEGISAEVVDLRSIVPLDKKAVLDSVCKTGRAVVIHEACRTGGFGGEIAAIIADEAFDSLNAPVKRVTAPDTPVPFNARLEKLYIPSAEKVVLTVKELF; this is encoded by the coding sequence ATGGCACAAATGACCTATATGGAAGCGCTCAGGGACGGAATGCGGATGGAGATGCGCCGGGACAGGAACGTCTTTCTCGCCGGAGAGGACGTGGGGTTCTTCGGCGGGTGTTTCGGCCAGACGGCGGGCCTCTTCGACGAGTTCGGCAAGGAGCGGGTAGTGGATACCCCGATCACGGAGACCGCGATCCTGGGACTCGGCGTCGGTTCTGCCGCAGCAGGGCTCCGTCCGATCGTCGAGCTGATGTTCATGGACTTCATGGGTGTCTGCATGGACGAGATCAACAACCAGGCCGCCAAGATGCGCTACATGTTCGGCGGAAAGGCCAAGCTCCCGATGGTGGTCCGCACCACGTGCGGCGCGGGAATGTCCGCAGCCGGGCAGCATTCGCAGTCGCTGGAGGCCTGGCTTGCCCATATTCCCGGGGTCAAGGTGGTCATGCCCGCGACTCCGGCCGACGCCAAGGGGCTGATGGAAGGTGCCGTCCGTGACGACAATCCCGTCTTCTTCATCGAGCACAAGGGGCTCTTCGGGCTCTCGGGCGAGGTGCCCGAAGGGGAGTACGTCGTGCCTCCGGGGAAGGCGGCCGTGCTCCGAGAGGGGAAGGATGTCTCCCTGATAGCGTGGTCGGCGATGGTCCACAGGGCGCTCGCCGCCGCGGACATTCTGGAGAAGGAAGGGATCTCCGCCGAGGTGGTCGATCTGCGGAGCATCGTGCCGCTGGACAAGAAAGCGGTTCTCGACTCCGTCTGCAAGACGGGGCGGGCCGTCGTCATCCACGAGGCCTGCCGTACCGGCGGCTTCGGCGGCGAGATCGCAGCCATAATCGCCGACGAGGCCTTCGACAGCCTCAACGCGCCGGTGAAGCGGGTCACCGCGCCCGACACGCCGGTTCCGTTCAACGCGCGGCTGGAGAAGCTCTACATACCGAGCGCGGAAAAAGTCGTCCTTACCGTCAAGGAACTCTTTTAA
- a CDS encoding dihydroorotate dehydrogenase, with the protein MNCGGGSPRDYAAAVLGHRPLGDGSGLLAVRCGEIASSAEPGQFVLIRPGTGNDPFLGRPLAVVDAAGDVFKMIYRVVGRGTALLAAKRQGDPVTVRGPIGRGFFSARGEKPLPRKVILAGGSVGAAPLLFAARRLGMSRIERTVMGVAGKGWEGFAEWLKEAFPGVDLYSDDGTAGTKGTVLSGLPDTLPGDTELWACGPQGMLRAIAAKYPRDGGRILAALESRMACGMGGCLGCVIPTVSGNRRVCVDGPVFTAEEVKWNELSSC; encoded by the coding sequence ATGAACTGCGGCGGCGGTTCCCCGCGGGATTATGCGGCGGCGGTCCTCGGGCATCGCCCCCTCGGCGACGGCTCCGGGCTGCTTGCGGTCAGGTGCGGGGAGATAGCATCGTCCGCGGAGCCGGGCCAGTTCGTTCTGATACGGCCGGGAACGGGGAACGATCCCTTCCTGGGGCGCCCTCTCGCGGTGGTGGACGCCGCAGGCGATGTGTTCAAGATGATTTACAGGGTTGTCGGGAGGGGGACCGCCCTCCTGGCTGCAAAACGTCAGGGGGACCCCGTCACGGTGCGGGGCCCCATAGGAAGGGGCTTCTTTTCCGCCAGGGGAGAAAAGCCCCTTCCCCGGAAGGTGATCCTTGCCGGCGGCTCCGTGGGGGCGGCTCCCCTGCTGTTCGCCGCCCGCAGACTGGGCATGTCCCGGATTGAAAGGACCGTCATGGGGGTGGCCGGAAAAGGCTGGGAAGGTTTCGCCGAGTGGCTGAAGGAGGCCTTCCCGGGCGTGGATCTGTACTCCGACGACGGCACCGCCGGGACAAAGGGAACGGTGCTTTCCGGCCTTCCCGATACGCTGCCCGGAGACACGGAACTCTGGGCCTGCGGTCCCCAGGGCATGCTCAGGGCCATAGCTGCGAAGTATCCCCGGGACGGGGGCCGGATACTGGCAGCCCTGGAATCGAGGATGGCCTGCGGCATGGGCGGATGCCTGGGGTGCGTCATCCCCACGGTATCGGGAAACCGGAGGGTGTGCGTGGACGGGCCCGTCTTTACGGCCGAGGAGGTGAAGTGGAATGAACTCTCTTCGTGCTGA